CCATGCTCTGACTTGTAGTCAGCCGCGACTTTACTAGACTTGAAATTCTTAATCTCTTCCTGGTGCAATAAAAGGATATTTGTTTGGGTTGACTCGCTAATCATACCGAGTTTCCTGGCTCCGGTTAGAATCGATTCAGGATTTCCTTCCAAGAAATGAACATCTGATTTATTTGGAACCAAAGAATCTGCATACGATATGCTATCTGATATAATTTGCTCTATCTCATCTGGAGTACTGTGTTCCTGTTCAATCTGAAAGTGTAATCGGGATAGTCCCACTTTTAAAGGTAGAGGACTATCGACAGAAACACAAACTAGAGCTTTCAGGCCTCTAGAACCAGGAGCCGGAGAAATGTAACAGCCAGCTGCAGTAAAGGAGGTCTGCAGAAGAGGTAAAACAGAATGATATTTCAATGAAACCAAAAGTAATAGCAGATACAGCTGTTGAAACATATTATGAAAGGTAACTCTCATGTTAATAAATAACATATATTCATTTGCAAACTGACTGAAGTAGTTTTACATCCGTGAATTGTGATGCACATCAAGTTGGTAAGTATCAATGAGAAAGCAGACGTACCTTGCATGGTAAAGTACTCATGTAATTCAAAAGCAATTTTGAAGTGCCACCTCTAATTGGCCTGTTCCTTTGTGAGATGAACTGGAAACGGCATGAACATAAATTCGTCAAAAGGATATATGTTTCTAACATTAACACCGAACAACTTGTATGGTAATATCTGATGTACCTTCAAAACCAAAGCAATAAACTTTGTCATGCATATGTCCTCGATTTCTGATTGGTTAAGAATCTCCAAATCAATAACAGCATATCCAAGCTGCAGGCAGCAGTATCAAATAAATTTCTTAAACATATTCCGAAATCTTTACACCATTGTCAAATGAAAAGTTGGCTACAATAGCTATCAGTTATCAGAAGGTAGAAACAGTACATATGAACACTCAAATGATGCTTACATCCGTAAAAGTCACTGCTTGACTTATCAAATTACTGCAAATTTGATCAACGTATCTGCGTATTTTGCGACAGGCAGCAATAAGTGCTTGTAGCTCCGACCTGAATGCACCtggaaggaaaaggaaaaggaaaagacatTAGTAGTATGAACATGTGTTTGCAAACAAGAAATGTAGCCACAGAACTCTTGCATGGAGAAACAATTGAGAATTATTATGTAACTCACATGTTGAGTCCTTTAAGTACAATCGAATTCTGTTACGAGCATATAACTGGCTTTGATTCGTTGGATCTTCCACCCAGACCTGATTACTTCCTTCACATATCTTCAGAAATTGTGCAAGAAAATAAGTCAAATTGGTTCAAAATACAAATTCGAGAAAAATGTATAATTAATAGATACATGCCTAGCTCTATCGCACCAACCTTGTACATATCTTCTTTCACAAGATCCAAGAGTGGACGTACAACAAGAATACCATGGTTTCTGGAAACTTCGGCACAAGAATGGGTATGCGTAGAGAAAATTTGAGATGTGAAAGGCATACCAGCAAGTCCAAGAACACCGCTATTGCGAGATAGTCTGAGAACAAATAACTCAGCCTGGAACAAGCCTGGAAAGTTGAAATCAATACAGACGAGGAATAATACCATAACCACTATAGCATCAGCTGATAGATACTTTCAGTTTTGAAACTACTAGTTTTAACctcttttttttaaaacaagtaACTTGTAAATGCCTCACACACGTGTGCAAACACAGATACTGCAACAGAAAGAAAGGTAGACTAAACGGTTGTTGGACAAACCTGGTCATCAGCATGATGTGCAATAAGTAACACACCAATCCGGTTCTGGATGCAGATGTTCTGAAACATTTCGTACCTGACATTCAAAACCCAATTTTAAGAAAAATCGTAAAAATGAACAATTTTCCATCACCCAGTTAAACCACAAATGTAATGAACCATAAGACACCTCATGTCACGGGCTGCTTCTTGCAAGTGACCTTGTTTTGGGTGACCATCTGGCCAATCACAGCAGGCAATGCAACTTCTGATTCCTACACAAAGTTCAAATTGGCTAATCTTTCTTGTACCGAAAATCTTAAAACAGAATTCACTGTGTTAAAAACCGAAGGCACCAAAACAACATATCAGCAGCAGCAACTGAAAAGTACCCATTTTCGAGACCCGATTGGAGACAGTGTTGGCCTCCTCTTTGCTCTCAGCGCGCAGCCCATGATCCACAATTATTGCTAAAAGCCCGTCAATGAAGCCGCCATTGTCACATTTCGCACTAAAGTCTTGAGCTTTCCAGTGGGCAGATAAAACGCATAACGCCATGCTGTCTGGACCTCCAGAAACTCCAATAGCTACAGATTAAAACCAACGAAACAAGCAAAATAAGACCCTTTTTATTTTCCAAGAACAATCAAATGGCCAGTTTGCGATTGCTTCTGAAATTGATAAAAGTGCTTTCTAGTGGCTAAAAGCACTTCTAATTATGTTTGACAGGAAAGCTCAAAAGCGCTTCTCGGTCATAGAAGCAGCTTCGAGGGAAGCACGTGCTTTGTGCCAAATGTAAAAAAGCACTTTGATTTTGAACACAAATCTCTACATGTTTATAACAAAAGAACTTATAGCGGCAGCACTTATGAGTAGAAGTTCTTCGTACAAAAGCAATCCCAAATGAGCCCGAAATTTGGAGAGTAAAACAAGCGACATCGAGcccataaaatgaaaaaaaaaaaaagcaaggtAATAATTTGCAGAAAACAGGGAGAGAAAAGTAATATAGACCGAGGCGGTGGTGGGGTTTGAGGCCGGCCATGGCCATTCGTTTGGCGAAAGCTTCCTTGTACTTGGCCACGTCGACGACTGCGGCGGCCGGGGCTGCTTGGGAGGACGAGCACTTGCAGAGAACTTGGCGGGACATGAACGGAAGTTTCCATGTCGTTAGGGGTATTCGGGGAATGGCAAAAAGCAAGGTCTGGGTACTGGTTTGAGAGGGTAGGATTACCGCTCGCGCCATttacaaaccttcaagcttTTGAGTGGGTTTTGCTCTTTTTACAGATAGCGTTTGGAGATGGATGCGGCGGTATGCGGAGCCGTTGTCGTCGAAACGCAGCGTTTAAACTAACAACAGAAAATAAATAGGCTAAATTTCACTTTAGTCCTTGTCGATTTCCCCATTTTCCAATTTGGTCGATGTGGTTTCAATTTTGGTGATTTTACTCTTGTTGTTTGGTACTCTTGCAATTCTAGACCACATCCAAATTTTTCATCCAATTGCTTGAAGGATAACAGACGCACTTTACGCACCTTACATGGAAGGCTACTTATGtttttttgagctatttacattGGAATTAGGGCGCACTTGAATTACAAATTTGTATCAAACTTCATTCAGCATATTTAAAGAATTAAAACTCAATTTTAGACAAATAATTGTTCTCAAAACGAGTCATAGTCTAAtgtcaaaataaaagaaatgagAAAATAGATGTCTGAAATATTCATTAATACCCTTCAATGTGAAAAACACAATTTTTTTggggtaaatctcagtttacaATTCTCAAGTTTcatagttttcaacatttggtatatATTAACACATGGTGCCTAATCATTGTCCACTTGAGCGTCACGTCATCAGTCAACAATAgacttaacagccaacttaACTGATGTACGAGACTGTCTCAAAATTAAGATTTGTGGTATGAttttgggacgaaaaaaactttttgtaccaaatgttgaaaatcacaaaacttcaGAATAGTAAACTGAggctaaccttttttttttaatcaagcaATTAGACGAAAATTTGAATGTGGCCTTGAACTACAAGTGAATACCAAACTATAAGGATCAAAAGTGAAGGTCCATtcgaccaaaaacaaaaattgatggGCCGTTCAACAAATAGTAGAATTTGGTGGCTAGATGTGgtatgaaaagaaattaaattattgATAGaaaaatctttattcttttattatttacGTAAATTAGACAAAGTACAAAAAAACCAAGACAATTTAAACTGAAGATTAACAGAGACTATCCggtttgaccaaaaaaacagAGACTCTCCGGACCGACCGGCATTCTCTTTCTCCGATGCGGGACCTTTCCCGCCAAATCAATGAATCCTCAGCTCCGCCAATCTCCATAGCACCGCCGTCACCATGACCGCTCCTCCTCGCGCCGCTACGTCATCACTCTCTTTTCTCTTCGTCGTCATCGCCGTTTCCATTTCCatctccatctctctcctccGCTTCAAACCCCAAAATTCCCCAACCCTAAACGTAAACCTTCCCCCAAATTCGTCGCGTCCCGAGACCAACCGCCAAAACTACGTCGTTCGATTCGTGGAATACAGGAGGGCGGAGGAGCTCCGAGAGTATTTGAAATCGAGCGTGCGATCCGATGGGTGGGATTGGATCGAGAGGAACAACCCGGCGAAGAAGTACCCGACGGATTTCGGGTTGGTTTGGATTGAAGAATCGTCGAGAGAGACGGTGGTTTCAGAAATTGGGAGCTTGGGAATGGTGAAGGATGTGAATGCCGATGTGAGGTATGGGAGGGGTTTACTTGCTGAGGGAAAGAGGGACAAAGTTGGGGCTTTTGTCGATGGGGAGAAGCGGCCGGGGAAGATTTTGACGGCGATGTCGTTCAGTGAAGCCGGCGGCGATGCATTTTACTCGGCCGCAAGTAATTCTTCGGTTAGCTGGAGAAGGCAGCTCATGTCTCAGGTGGGTTTTGGGGATTTTGTGTAAAGTTTAGGAAAAAGTAAGAAACTTGAAATTGGGATTTTTGATGTTTATTAATGATTGTTTATCGTATTAGTTTGAGTAAGTTAGAAGTGTTTCCTAATTGGGTTTTCGTGGGTGTTAAAGATTCCGAAAACGAAATggagttttggtgtgtttttgttttgtagtTAGTGTTGCAGTGGAAGCTTACAATGCAGAGCGCCAATTTCTTAAACTACCAAAAGCACATATGACGATTTCTAACTCGATAATTGCAGGACATATTGACTGCATtactttgttattttttcaATGAAACTTGTATATTGACATGGAGACATCATTCTTTATGTGTCTCAAAAGCAGGCGGTTTTGGAATTAAGTTTTGAGAAAGTTCCAGCAGTGTTCCTCGTTTGCTTGATTCTTGGATAGTTCCCTAGTGTTTTATCCTTAACTCACCCTCTTAGGTGAATTTTATTCTTGCAGAGATCTCAAGTTACTTCAATGTTTGGGGCGGAGTCCCTTTGGGAAAAAGGATATGCTGGTGCCAAAGTTAAAATGGCCATCTTTGACACTGGAATTCGAGCAGATCACCCGCATTTTCGTAATATCAAGGTAATTTCCTAGGGGAAAAGAGGTTGGAGTCTTTTTCCCTTGTGTGTTTTTTCAGTCTGTTAATTGGCATTATTTACCCTAATACATGTTTGTTTGATTCCAATAAAATTTTGCGGTGTTATATGGTTTTAAATTTTGAGCAATTATGCAGGAGCGCACAAACTGGACAAATGAAGATACTTTGAATGACAACCTTGGGCATGGGACATTTGTTGCTGGTGTTATTGCTGGTGTAGATGCTGAGTGTCTTGGTTTTGCTCCTGACACAGAGATTTATGCTTTTCGTGTGTTTACAGATGCACAGGTAATGACATTGGGCAATGGAAGAATTATTGGCATGATATTATGACTAGACTAGAATAGCATACCAAGGGAAAAATACAAAGTAACATTCATATTTCACGTTCTATCCCATAGGTGGGCGAAGTGTGTTTTACGTTGCACATATATGCATTGTTGATTCATTAATATGACTTTATAAGATATCGTTTTGGACGAAGTGAATATGACTTTATAAGATATCGTTTTGGACGAAGTGATTTGGAGGCGAGATTTAGTAAACTTTGTGTTCGGCCTATGATATATAAGCCAAGCTATAACTTGAAATACTTGGCTTCATGGTGTTTCATTTGGTTAATCAAATTTAGAAAAATTATGAGAAGCTTGTATTCAGCTTATTGCAGGTATCATATACATCATGGTTCCTTGACGCATTCAACTATGCAATTGCGACCAATATGGATGTGCTAAATCTGAGTATAGGTGGACCTGATTACTTGGACCTCCCATTTGTAGAGAAGGTAAGGCTTCTTTGTTGTTTTCCATATTGCGTAAGTGTGGTGGCTTTTGATCTTCATCAATGATTGCATTCAGACAATTGTGGGCATATactatacttttgcttttgaatcaTGAAACGTATTTTGCTGCTGATTTGCTCATCAGGTTTGGGAAATAACGGCAAACAACATAATTATGGTTTCGGCAATTGGAAATGACGGTCCGCTTTACGGAACTCTAAACAATCCAGCAGACCAAAGTGATGTCATTGGCGTTGGTGGCATTGACTACAGTGATCACATTGCTTCTTTCTCGTCACGTGGCATGAGTACATGGGAGATGCCTCATGGGTAATCTAATCTTTTCTTCTGTACTGCGTATTGTGATTGCTTTATTTTTCCTTCCCAAGGTTTTTAACTGATCTTGAGACATATCCAATCCTTTGTTATTCCTTTAGCTGTACAAGCTATCGTTGTTATAACATTGAATGTGCAAAGCATGAACTATTTGAGTTTTCTTCATACAGTTATGGTCGGCTGAAGCCTGATGTTGTTGCATATGGACGGGACATCATGGGATCCAAGATCAGTACAGGCTGTAAAAGCTTATCAGGCACAAGTGTGGCAAGTCCTGTGGTTGCTGGTATGGTATGTCTTCTTGTCAGTGTTATCCCTGTGAGCAATAGGAAGGATATATTAAATCCAGCAAGCATGAAACAAGCACTGGTTGAGGGTGCTGCGAAGCTTTCTGGTCCGAATATGTATGAGCAGGGTGCAGGCAGGGTTGATCTGTAAGTTCTCCTGAATTATAGTCCCCTTGCTTTTTGCCTTAATATCCAGCATTGACATTTATGGATTTTTAATCTACTTTTTTACTTTTTGGTCAGGTTAGAATCATACGAAATCCTCAAGAGCTACCAACCTCGTGCCAGCATCTTCCCTAGCACTCTCGATTATACAGATTGCCCTTACTCTTGGCCCTTCTGTCGTCAGCCCCTTTATGCAGGTGCCATGCCTGTTATCTTTAATGCTACCATTCTAAATGGAATGGGTGTAATAGGCTACGTTGAAAGTCCACCCACATGGCATCCTTCGGATGATGTAGGAAATCTTTTAAGCATTCACTTTACTTATTCTGAAGTTATTTGGCCTTGGACTGGTTATTTAGCTCTTCACATGCAAATTAAGGAAGAAGGTGCACAATTTTCTGGAGAGATTGGAGGCAATGTTACTCTTAGGGTGTACAGTCCTCCAGCTCTAGGAGAGACGGATATTCGGATTAGTACTTGTGTGCTTCAGTTGAAATTAAATATTGTCCCAACTCCGCCAAGATCGAAACGAGTTTTGTGGGATCAGTTTCACAGCATTAAATACCCTCCAGGTTATATCCCCAGAGATTCTTTGGATGTTCGTAATGACATTCTTGACTGGCATGGGGATCACCTGCATACGAATTTTCACATTATGTTCAACATGTTACGAGACGCTGGGTATTATGTCGAAACACTCGGTTCGCCATTTACTTGCTTTGATGCTCTCCGTTATGGGACACTTCTTCTTGTAGATCTTGAAGAAGAGTACTTTCGGGAGGAGATTGAAAAGCTGCAAGATGATGTACTTAATTCTGGACTGGGATTAGTGGTGTTTTCTGAATGGTATAATGTGGACACAATGGTGAAGATGAGATTCTTTGATGATAACACACGGAGCTGGTGGACTCCAGTCACTGGTGGCGCAAATGTTCCAGCATTGAATGACCTTTTAGCTCCGTTTGGGATTGCATTTGGAGATAAGATTCTGAATGGTGATTTTTCTATTAATGGTGAGCATAGTCGATATGCATCTGGAACGAATATAGTGAGGTTTCCACGAGGTGGTTATGTGCACAAGTTCCCTTTCATGGATAGCTCTGAGAGTGGGGCCACTCAAAATGTACTTCGGACTCCTGAGATGACCACGGTGAGCTCAAAGGCtacttaattaattttttccctacttttttaataattgaaGTCAATCATGATTCATATGTGATGGTGATTATGATGCCTGTTGATCAATGCAGGCAGATTCTCCCATTCTTGGTCTTGTTGAGGTGGGTGAAGGTCGTGTTGTAGTCTATGGAGACTCTAACTGTTTGGACAGCAGCCATATGGTGACAAATTGTTATTGGCTCTTGAGGAAAATATTAGATTTCACCGGTGGAAACATCAAAGACCCCGTGCTTTTCTCAAACTCGGTTAAACAAAGTTCACCTTTACATATGGAAGACAACCAATTACCATCTCGTAGAACTGATGTGAATTTCTCTACATATTCTTCTGTTGTGGGAAAGGAATTGATGTGTGGGAATGACTCCGTGTTTGAAATCTGGGGGACTAAAGGTTACAGTTCACAGGTCAGGGGAACAAACAGAAGACTACCGGGATATTCCGTGGTTGACTTGGATAGAGGTTTAAATTCTAAAGCCGATACTTCCAATTCAAAACGTACCAAATTGAGTGTGGAAAGTAGAAGTGATCCTTTGGGATACTTGGGCCTGTTCTATGGGGACGAGGTAAGCCAGAATGGTTAGAAAACGATATTTTCCGCTATTCCTTTTAACTGTCACAACATACTATCACACGGTTACAAGATGCTGAAAGTTTCCTGTAATCCTTCCTGCAGCTTGACATGCCTGTGCTAGTTCCTACTCATTGGCTTGTTCCTGCAATCATTCTTGGAACTGGTAAGTGATCATTTAGTCCTCCAATTCCTGAAAAGAAGCATATACATGTTTTTTTCCTTTCGGATAGTCGGTTACTGATAAATTACTTGGCTACTATTTATAGGACTTTTGGTATTTTTGAGCTTTTGGAGAATCCGACAGAAACGACGGCGGCGAAGGAAAGGATCTGGTTCCGGTCGGTATTCTAATTTGTAGTTCCGGAGGATTTTTCTTTTCCGGTAGCCCTTTTTGTGGCGTTCTTGTAATAGTGTCACACTACCAAAAGAATTTCTTTGTGACAGGAATCAGTAATACGAGTCTTCTTGTCCGGTTCACAGGAAATGATTTTGTATTTGTAAGGAATTTGATACAACAAATTTTGCTTTCCTTTAATCGACTGTATTTATGCTAATCAAGAGTTTTAGGCAAGAATTTTATAACCGTTCTTGTTGGGATATCTTGCATTTGGTTCATACCAACCCCAAACTCGTGAAGCTGCCTTTCAAATGCAGAAAGTATAACGTGACCTTTGGAACACGTCTATGCAGCTGCATGGCTTCTTGTGTGAGGCCACTGGACGTCGAGGGCTACGGGTGTGGTGAGAGGGGGTGGTGACAAACATCAAGTCTGGGTGTCTGTCGACTCTAGAATTTGTCTACCCTCACGACTCCCTCCCTATTTTTGTATAACCGAGACATCGTGGTTATGCGTCGACAAAACCGTTAGATCAGATTCAACAGTTAAATATGCATCGACATTGAGTATACGAAGGTAATCAAGGAAAATTCGGAACACAACTTGAAACCAGTGGTGTCTGGAAAAATTGTAATGCTAAGAAACTATTACAAGAGATGTTTGGGAATAATATGTGAAAGAAGAAAGATTAACCACAAATAAAAGAATTGGTTAAGAATCTTTTGTTGACTGTTGCATAAGCGCTGGCTATATACACTgtaaa
Above is a window of Malus sylvestris chromosome 15, drMalSylv7.2, whole genome shotgun sequence DNA encoding:
- the LOC126605306 gene encoding uncharacterized protein LOC126605306, which encodes MARAVILPSQTSTQTLLFAIPRIPLTTWKLPFMSRQVLCKCSSSQAAPAAAVVDVAKYKEAFAKRMAMAGLKPHHRLAIGVSGGPDSMALCVLSAHWKAQDFSAKCDNGGFIDGLLAIIVDHGLRAESKEEANTVSNRVSKMGIRSCIACCDWPDGHPKQGHLQEAARDMRYEMFQNICIQNRIGVLLIAHHADDQAELFVLRLSRNSGVLGLAGMPFTSQIFSTHTHSCAEVSRNHGILVVRPLLDLVKEDMYKICEGSNQVWVEDPTNQSQLYARNRIRLYLKDSTCAFRSELQALIAACRKIRRYVDQICSNLISQAVTFTDLGYAVIDLEILNQSEIEDICMTKFIALVLKFISQRNRPIRGGTSKLLLNYMSTLPCKTSFTAAGCYISPAPGSRGLKALVCVSVDSPLPLKVGLSRLHFQIEQEHSTPDEIEQIISDSISYADSLVPNKSDVHFLEGNPESILTGARKLGMISESTQTNILLLHQEEIKNFKSSKVAADYKSEHGVKSASTSRSEQLQPGQICCFMDRFFVTWNLSEEDTDDATSEEANLDGVLEAESRYCCCRSCGFGHDTVVEVRNMIEPDWLYLANLSKCQTSENFQEQRHSLDNGLEQTEEKTNKCLDYARLSAQRALVSLRFIPLAARRGLPVLVNGEGLLLSIPSISFKHCPRLATSATFKPKVPLGGGHTSFI
- the LOC126605305 gene encoding subtilisin-like protease SBT6.1, whose amino-acid sequence is MTAPPRAATSSLSFLFVVIAVSISISISLLRFKPQNSPTLNVNLPPNSSRPETNRQNYVVRFVEYRRAEELREYLKSSVRSDGWDWIERNNPAKKYPTDFGLVWIEESSRETVVSEIGSLGMVKDVNADVRYGRGLLAEGKRDKVGAFVDGEKRPGKILTAMSFSEAGGDAFYSAASNSSVSWRRQLMSQRSQVTSMFGAESLWEKGYAGAKVKMAIFDTGIRADHPHFRNIKERTNWTNEDTLNDNLGHGTFVAGVIAGVDAECLGFAPDTEIYAFRVFTDAQVSYTSWFLDAFNYAIATNMDVLNLSIGGPDYLDLPFVEKVWEITANNIIMVSAIGNDGPLYGTLNNPADQSDVIGVGGIDYSDHIASFSSRGMSTWEMPHGYGRLKPDVVAYGRDIMGSKISTGCKSLSGTSVASPVVAGMVCLLVSVIPVSNRKDILNPASMKQALVEGAAKLSGPNMYEQGAGRVDLLESYEILKSYQPRASIFPSTLDYTDCPYSWPFCRQPLYAGAMPVIFNATILNGMGVIGYVESPPTWHPSDDVGNLLSIHFTYSEVIWPWTGYLALHMQIKEEGAQFSGEIGGNVTLRVYSPPALGETDIRISTCVLQLKLNIVPTPPRSKRVLWDQFHSIKYPPGYIPRDSLDVRNDILDWHGDHLHTNFHIMFNMLRDAGYYVETLGSPFTCFDALRYGTLLLVDLEEEYFREEIEKLQDDVLNSGLGLVVFSEWYNVDTMVKMRFFDDNTRSWWTPVTGGANVPALNDLLAPFGIAFGDKILNGDFSINGEHSRYASGTNIVRFPRGGYVHKFPFMDSSESGATQNVLRTPEMTTADSPILGLVEVGEGRVVVYGDSNCLDSSHMVTNCYWLLRKILDFTGGNIKDPVLFSNSVKQSSPLHMEDNQLPSRRTDVNFSTYSSVVGKELMCGNDSVFEIWGTKGYSSQVRGTNRRLPGYSVVDLDRGLNSKADTSNSKRTKLSVESRSDPLGYLGLFYGDELDMPVLVPTHWLVPAIILGTGLLVFLSFWRIRQKRRRRRKGSGSGRYSNL